Proteins from a single region of Syntrophales bacterium:
- a CDS encoding UDP-N-acetylmuramoyl-L-alanyl-D-glutamate--2,6-diaminopimelate ligase, which translates to MLLSDVLQGVDVRGVSGDLSGTVRSVCYDSRQCSPGSLFVAVPGLKFDGHGFIDEAIRRGAGFIVHEREFAPPPGVTAVRVADCRRTLGILGRNFFGDPSGSLCLIGITGTNGKTTVTYLLESILEAAGSRPGILGTVNYRFGARVWPAPNTTPESLEMQRILRVMLDAGATHVVGEISSHALDLKRVDDCDFDLGIFTNLTQDHLDYHGTMEAYFTAKSRLFLEVLPASRKGGAIRSVVNADDPWGRRLLARTAVKTLSYGLETPADVSARNVALSLDGIEAEVRGPGISTTLRSPLIGRFNLYNILAAAAAAAALGIPETAVQEGVERLRNVPGRLEKVDVKPGDPRVFVDYAHTEDALRRVLENLAMFRRGRIVTVFGCGGDRDRGKRPLMGRAAVEGSSVAIITSDNPRTEDPLEIIREIEAGVVGLPVHRIRAGEFDEASGKAGRPAYFVVPDRKAAIGQAIRSSGPDDIVLIAGKGHEDYQIIGEKKTPFDDRLVARDALSARRDGEGR; encoded by the coding sequence GTGCTCCTTTCCGATGTGCTTCAGGGTGTTGATGTCCGGGGGGTCTCGGGAGACCTTTCCGGAACAGTTCGCTCCGTCTGCTACGACTCCCGGCAGTGTAGCCCCGGGAGCCTGTTCGTAGCCGTTCCCGGCCTGAAGTTCGACGGCCACGGTTTTATCGACGAGGCCATCCGCCGGGGTGCCGGATTCATCGTCCACGAACGGGAGTTCGCACCCCCCCCGGGCGTCACGGCCGTGAGGGTGGCCGACTGCCGGCGGACCCTGGGCATCCTGGGGCGCAACTTCTTCGGGGATCCGTCGGGCTCGCTCTGTCTGATCGGCATCACCGGCACGAACGGCAAGACGACCGTCACCTATCTCCTGGAATCGATCCTGGAAGCCGCCGGCAGCCGGCCCGGCATCCTCGGGACGGTAAACTACCGGTTCGGCGCCCGGGTGTGGCCCGCGCCCAACACGACCCCCGAGTCGCTGGAAATGCAGCGGATTCTTCGGGTAATGCTCGACGCCGGCGCCACCCACGTGGTGGGGGAGATCTCGTCCCACGCCCTGGACCTGAAGCGGGTCGACGACTGCGATTTCGACCTTGGGATCTTTACCAACCTGACGCAGGACCACCTGGACTATCACGGCACGATGGAGGCCTATTTCACCGCGAAGAGCCGGCTGTTCCTGGAAGTCCTGCCGGCGAGCCGGAAGGGCGGGGCCATCCGCTCCGTCGTCAATGCCGACGACCCATGGGGCCGGCGGCTCCTGGCCAGGACGGCGGTGAAGACCCTTTCGTACGGACTGGAGACTCCGGCGGACGTGTCGGCCCGGAATGTCGCCTTGAGCCTCGACGGAATCGAGGCGGAAGTCCGGGGACCGGGGATATCGACAACCCTGCGATCTCCCCTCATCGGGCGGTTCAACCTCTATAACATCCTGGCCGCGGCGGCGGCCGCCGCCGCCCTGGGGATTCCGGAAACCGCCGTTCAGGAAGGGGTGGAGCGCCTCCGGAACGTGCCGGGACGCCTGGAGAAGGTGGACGTGAAACCGGGCGACCCCCGTGTTTTTGTCGATTACGCGCACACGGAAGACGCCCTCCGACGCGTCCTGGAAAATCTGGCCATGTTCCGCCGCGGACGGATCGTCACCGTCTTCGGATGCGGCGGCGACCGGGACCGGGGCAAACGTCCCCTCATGGGACGGGCCGCCGTGGAAGGGAGCAGCGTGGCGATCATCACGTCCGACAACCCGCGGACCGAGGATCCCCTGGAGATCATCCGGGAGATCGAGGCCGGCGTGGTCGGATTGCCGGTGCACCGGATCCGGGCCGGGGAGTTCGACGAGGCGTCCGGGAAGGCCGGTCGGCCCGCGTATTTTGTCGTACCGGACCGGAAGGCGGCCATCGGGCAGGCCATCCGGTCGTCCGGCCCCGACGACATCGTTCTCATCGCCGGCAAGGGGCACGAGGACTACCAGATCATCGGGGAGAAGAAGACGCCCTTCGACGACCGCCTCGTAGCCCGGGACGCCCTGTCGGCAAGGCGGGACGGGGAGGGCCGCTGA